One genomic region from Zalophus californianus isolate mZalCal1 chromosome 12, mZalCal1.pri.v2, whole genome shotgun sequence encodes:
- the LOC113911513 gene encoding non-histone chromosomal protein HMG-14-like, with protein sequence MPKRKVSSAEGASKEEPKRRSARLSAKPAPAKVETKPKKAAGKDKSSDKKVQTKGKRGAKGKRAEVANQEMKEDLPAENGETKNEESPASDEAGEKEARSD encoded by the coding sequence ATGCCCAAGAGGAAGGTCAGCTCCGCCGAGGGGGCGTCGAAGGAGGAGCCCAAGAGGAGGTCGGCGAGGCTGTCAGCTAAACCTGCTCCTGCAAAAGTGGAAACGAAGCCAAAAAAGGCGGCAGGAAAGGATAAATCTTCAGACAAAAAAGTgcaaacaaaggggaaaaggggagCAAAGGGAAAACGGGCTGAAGTGGCTaaccaagaaatgaaagaagacttaCCTGCAGAAAACGGAGAAACTAAAAATGAGGAGAGTCCAGCCTCCGatgaagcaggagagaaagaagccaggtcTGATTAA